The Halobacterium sp. CBA1132 genome has a segment encoding these proteins:
- a CDS encoding KEOPS complex subunit Pcc1 translates to MDHATELVFEYGSSAVARSVERSVAVEAGDIEGDRSDATVDRDGATVTVTVGAADLTALRAGNNTWLTLVEVAERVTDAAGDESA, encoded by the coding sequence GTGGACCACGCCACGGAACTGGTTTTCGAGTACGGTTCTTCCGCGGTCGCTCGCAGCGTCGAGCGCAGCGTCGCGGTCGAAGCCGGCGACATCGAGGGCGACCGTAGCGACGCGACCGTCGACCGAGACGGCGCGACCGTGACGGTGACCGTCGGCGCGGCGGACCTGACCGCGCTGCGGGCCGGGAACAACACGTGGCTGACGCTCGTGGAGGTCGCCGAGCGCGTGACTGACGCTGCGGGCGACGAGAGCGCCTGA
- a CDS encoding phosphoglycerol geranylgeranyltransferase — MTTPWDDWDHVLKVDPDKSLAEGDTFDDVAKTGTDAIEIGGTMDVTTEKMRRVIDACRKHDVPLYQEPSNPAVVVDDEALDGYLVPVVLNAGDPFWITGAHKEWVRIADLDWERTATEAYIVMNPEASVAEYTDADCDLDPDEVGAYAEVAERMLGQDIVYVEYSGMLGDPEAVGAAHDALDDATLFYGGGIHDYDSAYQMGERADTIVVGDLLHDQGVEAVTETVRGVNDAHE; from the coding sequence ATGACTACCCCGTGGGACGACTGGGACCACGTGCTGAAGGTGGACCCGGACAAGTCGCTCGCCGAGGGCGACACGTTCGACGATGTCGCGAAGACGGGCACCGACGCCATCGAAATCGGCGGCACGATGGACGTGACCACAGAGAAAATGCGGCGGGTCATCGACGCCTGCCGGAAACACGACGTCCCGCTCTATCAGGAGCCGTCGAATCCGGCAGTCGTCGTCGACGACGAAGCCCTCGACGGCTACCTCGTGCCGGTCGTGTTGAACGCCGGCGACCCGTTCTGGATTACGGGCGCGCACAAGGAGTGGGTCCGCATCGCCGACCTCGACTGGGAGCGGACCGCCACCGAGGCGTACATCGTCATGAACCCGGAGGCGAGCGTCGCGGAGTACACCGACGCGGACTGCGACCTCGACCCCGACGAAGTGGGGGCGTACGCTGAGGTCGCTGAACGCATGCTCGGACAGGACATCGTGTACGTCGAGTACTCGGGGATGCTCGGCGACCCCGAGGCCGTCGGCGCGGCCCACGACGCGCTCGACGACGCGACGCTGTTCTACGGCGGCGGCATCCACGACTACGACTCGGCATACCAGATGGGCGAGCGCGCGGACACCATCGTCGTCGGCGACCTGCTCCACGACCAGGGCGTCGAAGCGGTCACGGAGACGGTTCGGGGCGTCAACGACGCCCACGAGTAG
- a CDS encoding DUF2103 domain-containing protein yields MDCQRCGTPLRKPGDYCLVCDTANCDAVVAACDRDHATLTFLDDEAVVGQTDIATVPEEGGETGVVELRNFAGRIADEIRRKRPEDVFVAGDHDVIRAVRADLHYEVYRVPRENPVESVVERRGDRSLDVVDEPASEKIGGRHSTLIGNRDGQRAIRTVADHPNVKKVIPGPIDAGGSSSRTGVRAKVTRADDNGNLRLLVRDGSSVQENRVVTTAMDRDTGERVRVDLNEALADEELRD; encoded by the coding sequence ATGGACTGTCAGCGGTGTGGCACCCCGTTGCGGAAGCCGGGCGACTACTGCTTAGTCTGTGACACCGCCAACTGCGACGCCGTCGTCGCCGCCTGCGACCGCGACCACGCGACGCTGACGTTCCTCGACGACGAAGCCGTCGTCGGGCAGACCGACATCGCGACCGTCCCCGAGGAGGGCGGCGAGACCGGCGTCGTGGAACTGCGGAACTTCGCCGGCCGCATCGCCGACGAGATTCGGCGCAAGCGCCCCGAGGACGTCTTCGTCGCGGGCGACCACGACGTGATTCGTGCGGTCCGCGCGGACCTCCACTACGAGGTCTACCGCGTCCCCCGCGAGAACCCCGTCGAGTCGGTTGTCGAGCGTCGCGGCGACCGCTCGCTGGACGTCGTCGACGAACCGGCCAGCGAGAAAATCGGCGGCCGCCACTCCACGCTCATCGGGAACCGCGACGGCCAGCGCGCGATTCGCACCGTCGCCGACCACCCGAACGTGAAGAAAGTGATTCCCGGCCCCATCGACGCCGGCGGTTCGAGTTCGCGCACCGGCGTCCGCGCGAAGGTCACGCGCGCCGACGACAACGGCAACCTCCGACTGCTCGTCCGCGACGGCTCCAGCGTCCAAGAGAACCGCGTCGTGACGACCGCGATGGATCGCGACACCGGCGAGCGCGTCCGCGTTGACCTCAACGAGGCGCTCGCCGACGAAGAACTGCGAGACTGA
- a CDS encoding 4-phosphopantoate--beta-alanine ligase — MTEIPADHPRHDSLVTRHRIEAGVEKGITSKQGLVAQGRGEAFDYLLGEETIPSANDAERAAAAYLLLAEHPVLSVNGNVAALVPGEVVALAEVVGADIEVNLFNRTEERMEAIAEHLREHGAQDVKGLTADARIPGLEHERAKVDRNGIYDADVVLVPLEDGDRAEALAAMGKTELVVDLNPMSRSAQSAAVPVVDNIIRALPSITEHARTLRDASREELEEIVANFDREAALEAAEQRIREGDLD, encoded by the coding sequence ATGACCGAGATTCCCGCCGACCACCCGCGCCACGACTCGCTGGTGACCCGCCACCGCATCGAGGCGGGGGTCGAGAAGGGCATCACGTCGAAGCAGGGGCTGGTCGCGCAGGGCCGCGGCGAGGCGTTCGACTACCTGCTCGGGGAGGAGACGATTCCGTCCGCGAACGACGCCGAGCGCGCGGCTGCCGCGTACCTCCTGCTCGCCGAGCATCCCGTCCTCTCGGTGAACGGGAACGTCGCGGCGCTCGTTCCGGGCGAGGTCGTCGCGCTGGCAGAGGTCGTCGGCGCCGACATCGAGGTGAACCTCTTCAACCGCACCGAGGAGCGGATGGAAGCCATCGCCGAACACCTCCGCGAGCACGGCGCACAGGACGTGAAGGGGCTGACCGCTGACGCCCGGATTCCGGGGCTGGAGCACGAGCGCGCGAAGGTGGACCGCAACGGCATCTACGACGCCGACGTGGTGCTCGTCCCCCTCGAAGACGGCGACCGCGCGGAGGCGCTGGCGGCGATGGGGAAGACGGAACTCGTCGTGGACTTGAACCCGATGTCGCGGTCCGCGCAGAGCGCTGCCGTCCCAGTCGTCGACAACATCATCCGCGCGCTGCCGTCGATTACCGAGCACGCCCGCACGCTCCGTGACGCCTCCCGCGAGGAACTGGAAGAAATCGTCGCGAACTTCGACCGCGAGGCGGCGCTGGAGGCCGCCGAGCAGCGGATTCGTGAGGGCGACCTCGACTGA
- a CDS encoding UPF0175 family protein, whose product MPSISARIPDDEEDDLAEVADLLSEDKSTTIRKALAEGLHDIRVRIAVERYQSGDVSVNEAARIADVSLAEWLEIAREHNLTTQLSSKDLEADADSALDV is encoded by the coding sequence ATGCCATCGATTAGCGCCCGGATTCCCGACGACGAGGAAGACGACCTCGCTGAAGTCGCCGACCTCCTCAGTGAGGACAAGAGCACCACCATCCGGAAAGCACTTGCCGAAGGCCTCCACGACATCCGCGTCCGCATCGCTGTTGAGCGCTACCAGTCCGGCGACGTCTCCGTCAACGAAGCCGCGCGCATCGCGGACGTGTCGCTGGCCGAGTGGCTGGAAATCGCGCGCGAACACAACCTCACCACGCAACTCTCCTCGAAGGACCTCGAAGCCGACGCCGACAGCGCGCTCGACGTATGA
- a CDS encoding prefoldin subunit beta, with protein sequence MQGNLPPEAQEKLEQLQDLQEKAQTVSAQKQQAETQLSEAQTALDALDDIDEDATMYREVGELLVQTDYDDAADDLDEKVENLEVRVDTLSKQEERVQEQFEELQEELQEMLGGAGGGGPMGGPSA encoded by the coding sequence ATGCAGGGTAATCTGCCGCCGGAAGCGCAGGAGAAGCTCGAGCAGCTACAGGACCTTCAGGAGAAAGCGCAGACGGTTTCGGCCCAGAAGCAGCAGGCCGAGACCCAGCTCAGCGAGGCCCAGACCGCTCTCGACGCCCTCGACGACATCGACGAGGACGCGACGATGTACCGAGAGGTCGGCGAACTTCTCGTGCAGACCGACTACGACGACGCCGCAGACGACCTCGACGAGAAGGTCGAGAACCTCGAAGTGCGCGTCGACACCCTCTCGAAGCAGGAGGAACGCGTTCAAGAGCAGTTCGAGGAGCTTCAGGAGGAGCTTCAGGAGATGCTCGGCGGTGCCGGCGGCGGCGGTCCGATGGGCGGCCCGAGCGCGTAA
- a CDS encoding DNA-directed RNA polymerase subunit P, with amino-acid sequence MAYKCSRCKRDVELDEYGGVRCPYCGHRVLLKERSRDVKEVEVR; translated from the coding sequence ATGGCGTACAAGTGCTCCCGCTGTAAGCGAGACGTCGAACTCGACGAGTACGGCGGGGTTCGGTGCCCGTACTGTGGGCACCGCGTCCTGCTGAAAGAGCGGAGCCGCGACGTCAAGGAAGTCGAAGTCCGGTAA
- a CDS encoding YIP1 family protein, with translation MRPRTPVLHPTEYFERRGFDLRPALVVVGVAGLIAVAPVVALGALATEQFASAGGDATSAFWLLLSVYVAILLSGIVTFPLVTGAVLHALGRVVCDGDGEFANAFVVASWGLLPVVPVLLAVLGSFATSVVGAASVTPQSFLGNLYGTLTGDASLPALAAGFLVAGWQTRLYGRGLSVAFDAESSRPLLAGGAVAYGYWLLALF, from the coding sequence ATGCGCCCCCGCACCCCCGTCCTCCATCCAACCGAGTACTTCGAGCGCCGCGGCTTCGACCTGCGGCCCGCACTCGTTGTCGTCGGCGTCGCCGGCCTGATTGCCGTCGCTCCCGTCGTCGCGCTCGGTGCGCTCGCGACCGAACAGTTCGCGTCCGCGGGCGGCGACGCCACCAGCGCGTTCTGGCTGTTGCTCTCGGTGTACGTCGCCATACTCCTGTCCGGTATCGTCACGTTCCCGCTCGTCACCGGCGCCGTCCTCCACGCCCTCGGCCGCGTCGTCTGCGACGGCGACGGCGAATTCGCGAACGCCTTCGTCGTCGCCAGTTGGGGGCTGTTGCCCGTCGTTCCCGTCCTGCTCGCGGTCCTCGGTTCGTTCGCTACCAGCGTGGTCGGCGCGGCGTCGGTCACGCCGCAGTCGTTTCTTGGTAATCTCTACGGGACGCTCACCGGCGACGCGTCGCTGCCCGCGCTCGCCGCCGGGTTCCTCGTCGCCGGCTGGCAGACGCGCCTCTACGGGCGCGGGCTGTCGGTGGCGTTCGACGCGGAGTCGTCGCGCCCGCTCCTCGCTGGCGGCGCGGTCGCCTACGGCTACTGGCTCCTCGCTCTCTTCTGA
- the aspS gene encoding aspartate--tRNA(Asn) ligase translates to MKDRTFTADAEPGDHATVAGWVHEVRDLGGIAFLILRDKTGKIQVKFEKDEMDDDLVETGINVQRESVVQVTGDVEDEERAPTGVEVTPESIQVMAEADPQLPLDPSGKVDADLSTRLDNRTLDVRKPETKAIFEIRAEVLRAVREYFRSVGSTEINTPKIVATGTEGGTELFPVTYFGEEAFMNQSPQLFKQLMVGSGLERVFEVGPIFRAEEHNTPRHLNEATMIDFESAFIDHEEAMDVCEGTLQAAYSAVEENCQDELEALGLAEEFEAPSGDFPRLTYEEAIERINATGELDEQLVWGDDLPTEGEKALGDDVGGHYFVTDWPSEIKPFYIQDYDDDSELSKGFDLMHPRMELVSGGQREHRYDALVEGFKQQGLDPDQFEYYTKMFKYGMPPHAGWAYGVERLVMTMLDLDNIREAVLFPRDRQRLSP, encoded by the coding sequence ATGAAGGACCGAACGTTCACAGCGGACGCCGAACCCGGCGACCACGCGACGGTCGCGGGCTGGGTCCACGAAGTGCGGGACCTCGGCGGCATCGCGTTCCTCATCCTCCGAGACAAGACCGGGAAGATTCAGGTCAAATTCGAGAAAGACGAGATGGACGACGACCTCGTCGAGACGGGCATCAACGTCCAGCGCGAGTCCGTCGTCCAAGTCACCGGCGACGTCGAAGACGAAGAGCGCGCACCTACCGGCGTCGAGGTCACGCCCGAGTCCATCCAAGTGATGGCCGAGGCCGACCCGCAGCTCCCCCTCGACCCCTCGGGGAAAGTCGACGCGGACCTCTCGACGCGACTGGACAACCGCACGCTCGACGTCCGGAAGCCCGAGACGAAGGCCATCTTCGAGATTCGCGCAGAAGTGCTGCGCGCGGTCCGGGAGTACTTCCGGAGCGTCGGCTCGACGGAGATCAACACGCCGAAAATCGTCGCCACCGGCACGGAGGGCGGCACGGAGCTGTTCCCCGTGACGTACTTCGGCGAGGAGGCGTTCATGAACCAGAGCCCGCAGCTGTTCAAGCAGCTGATGGTCGGCTCCGGGCTCGAACGCGTCTTCGAGGTCGGCCCCATCTTCCGCGCGGAAGAGCACAACACGCCGCGCCACCTCAACGAGGCGACGATGATCGACTTCGAGTCCGCGTTCATCGACCACGAGGAGGCGATGGACGTCTGCGAGGGCACGCTGCAGGCCGCCTACTCCGCCGTCGAGGAGAACTGTCAGGACGAGCTCGAAGCGCTCGGCCTCGCCGAGGAGTTCGAGGCGCCGTCCGGTGACTTCCCGCGGCTCACCTACGAGGAAGCCATCGAGCGAATCAACGCCACCGGCGAACTCGACGAGCAGCTCGTCTGGGGCGACGACCTGCCCACGGAGGGCGAGAAGGCGCTCGGCGACGACGTCGGCGGGCACTACTTCGTCACCGACTGGCCCAGCGAAATCAAGCCGTTCTACATCCAGGACTACGACGACGACTCGGAGCTCTCGAAGGGCTTCGACCTGATGCACCCGCGCATGGAACTGGTGTCTGGCGGCCAGCGCGAGCACCGCTACGACGCGCTCGTCGAGGGCTTCAAGCAGCAGGGACTGGACCCCGACCAGTTCGAGTACTACACGAAGATGTTCAAGTACGGCATGCCGCCCCACGCCGGGTGGGCGTACGGCGTCGAGCGCCTCGTGATGACGATGCTCGACCTCGACAACATCCGGGAAGCCGTGCTGTTCCCGCGAGACCGCCAGCGGCTCTCCCCGTAG
- a CDS encoding pantoate kinase — MSDGDAATAFAPGHVTGFFSVERTESAERTGSRGAGITLSEGVTTRVEPSDETRILLNGREVDVGSVVGVLDALDATAEVSAETSLPIGAGFGVSGAMALGTALAANSAFDAGLSANDLVTVAHAAEVDAGTGLGDVVAQARGGVPIRVEPGAPAHGRLDGVPDAGRVEYVSFGGLSTSDVIGGDTATLSAAGEDALASLREHPTLRRFMALSREFSREAGLLDGEVEAAVDAVADAGGEAAMAMLGQTVFALGTGLSDAGYDPEVCRVHPAGATLDP, encoded by the coding sequence ATGAGCGACGGCGACGCGGCGACGGCGTTCGCGCCCGGCCACGTGACAGGATTCTTCAGCGTGGAGCGCACCGAGAGCGCCGAGCGCACGGGGTCCCGTGGCGCGGGCATCACGCTCTCGGAGGGCGTGACGACGCGCGTCGAACCCAGCGACGAGACGCGCATTCTCCTGAACGGCCGCGAGGTCGACGTCGGGAGCGTGGTCGGCGTGCTGGACGCGCTCGACGCGACTGCAGAAGTCTCCGCAGAGACGTCCCTGCCGATTGGCGCGGGGTTCGGCGTCTCCGGCGCGATGGCGCTGGGGACGGCGCTCGCCGCGAACAGCGCCTTCGACGCGGGGCTGTCGGCGAACGACCTCGTGACGGTCGCGCACGCCGCGGAAGTCGACGCCGGAACCGGACTGGGTGACGTGGTCGCGCAGGCCCGCGGCGGCGTCCCGATTCGCGTCGAACCCGGCGCGCCCGCTCACGGCCGCCTCGACGGCGTGCCGGACGCGGGCCGCGTCGAGTACGTCTCCTTCGGCGGTCTCTCGACGAGCGACGTCATCGGCGGCGACACGGCGACGCTGTCGGCAGCGGGCGAGGACGCGCTCGCGTCCCTCCGCGAGCATCCGACGCTCCGGCGGTTCATGGCGCTCTCGCGGGAGTTCTCCCGGGAGGCCGGCTTGCTCGACGGAGAGGTCGAAGCGGCCGTCGACGCCGTGGCGGACGCGGGCGGCGAGGCGGCAATGGCGATGCTCGGACAGACCGTGTTCGCGCTCGGAACGGGGTTGTCGGACGCGGGCTACGACCCCGAGGTGTGTCGCGTGCATCCGGCAGGCGCGACGCTGGACCCCTAG
- the pth2 gene encoding peptidyl-tRNA hydrolase Pth2, translated as MKQVIAARTDIGMGKGKLAAQVSHASLKAYEYTDERAQRQWKQQGQKKVVVKASGERELYQIAEEAKAKGLPSAVVEDAGRTQLEPGTPTAVAIGPAADADVDEITGDLSLF; from the coding sequence ATGAAACAGGTCATCGCCGCCCGCACGGACATCGGGATGGGAAAGGGGAAACTCGCCGCGCAGGTATCCCACGCCTCGCTGAAGGCCTACGAGTACACCGACGAGCGCGCCCAGCGACAGTGGAAACAGCAGGGGCAGAAGAAGGTCGTCGTGAAGGCCAGCGGCGAGCGCGAACTCTACCAGATTGCGGAGGAAGCGAAAGCCAAGGGGCTGCCGTCTGCGGTCGTCGAGGACGCCGGCCGCACCCAACTTGAGCCCGGAACGCCTACCGCGGTCGCTATCGGCCCGGCGGCGGACGCCGACGTGGACGAAATTACCGGCGACCTCTCGCTGTTCTGA
- a CDS encoding thiamine-phosphate synthase family protein, with protein sequence MKFIEEVVVEEFLPTFRSLLAADLRERGLTQHEVAELLGVSQSAVSKYAHGEVTVNDAVADDERVRETVERVGEGLASGDMSQVQALVEAEVLIRRLSARGDVVAALHEEAMPALAEYEGDFRVHDPESEVRVRERVLSSVRRGVRILEHASGFATLIPAVGSNLVECTPDAAGVEDVAGVPGRILDVMGRTEIPADPEFGVSVHVASVLLAARDAGSDARACLNVHYDEGVVDELAALGYETVEFDPEGESSAAALGPVVADHPEADVLYQTGGFGVEPIVYLLADSAPAAAEMARELL encoded by the coding sequence ATGAAGTTCATCGAGGAAGTCGTCGTCGAGGAGTTCCTCCCCACCTTCCGGTCGCTGCTCGCCGCGGACCTCCGCGAGCGCGGGCTCACCCAACACGAGGTCGCGGAACTGCTCGGCGTGAGCCAGTCCGCGGTCTCGAAGTACGCCCACGGCGAGGTCACTGTCAACGACGCGGTCGCCGACGACGAGCGCGTCCGTGAGACCGTCGAGCGCGTCGGCGAGGGCCTCGCCAGCGGCGATATGTCCCAAGTACAGGCGCTTGTCGAGGCGGAGGTGCTGATTCGCCGGCTGTCCGCGCGCGGCGACGTTGTCGCGGCGCTCCACGAGGAGGCGATGCCGGCGCTCGCGGAGTACGAGGGCGACTTCCGCGTCCACGACCCCGAGAGCGAGGTGCGCGTCCGCGAGCGCGTGCTCTCCTCGGTGCGACGCGGCGTCCGCATCCTCGAACACGCCAGCGGATTCGCGACGCTCATCCCCGCCGTCGGGTCGAACCTCGTGGAGTGTACGCCCGACGCTGCGGGTGTCGAGGACGTAGCCGGCGTACCCGGTCGGATTCTCGACGTGATGGGGCGCACCGAGATTCCCGCTGACCCCGAGTTCGGCGTCAGCGTCCACGTCGCCTCGGTCCTGCTCGCGGCGCGCGACGCCGGCAGCGACGCCCGCGCGTGTCTGAACGTCCACTACGACGAGGGGGTCGTCGACGAACTCGCGGCGCTCGGCTACGAGACCGTCGAGTTCGACCCGGAGGGCGAGTCGTCAGCGGCGGCGCTCGGTCCCGTCGTCGCGGACCACCCGGAGGCGGACGTGCTCTACCAGACCGGTGGCTTCGGCGTCGAACCAATCGTCTACTTGCTCGCGGACAGCGCGCCGGCGGCAGCGGAGATGGCGCGCGAACTACTGTAA
- the truD gene encoding tRNA pseudouridine(13) synthase TruD — protein sequence MREAHELERAVGMAYYASDSDGTGGRLRESPGDFRVTEIEEFDTQPVDADPGDYPWLVLRVTLTSWDTNDFAREFANRLEMSRERVRWAGTKDRHAVTTQLFAVRDVDAEDVPEISDATIDVVGRAGRGLEFGDLAGNEFRVVVRDPDAPEQADAVTADLAAFGGGEPGSRASPARSNRDAARPAVPNFFGQQRFGSKRPVTHEVGLAILRDDWEGAAMAYLGAPSEHEPEDSSSARRFVEDTRDWEGALDEFPNRLRYERTMLHELADGGSFRDAVETFPSNLQRLFVHAAQSYAFNRMLAERMERGLPFHEPVEGDVVWFAESDAPEGVARPDSSREQRVTADRVDVMARHCARGRAFVTAPLVGTDTELAEGEPGEIERAVLGELDLEPEDFDLPGEFDSSGTRRAILLRPDLTVERDPLTFEFALPSGSYATVVLREYLKTDPTDL from the coding sequence ATGCGAGAGGCCCACGAACTCGAACGCGCGGTCGGGATGGCGTACTACGCCAGCGACAGCGACGGCACGGGCGGGCGCCTCCGCGAGTCCCCCGGGGACTTCCGCGTCACCGAAATCGAGGAGTTCGACACCCAGCCAGTCGACGCCGACCCGGGCGACTACCCGTGGCTCGTCCTGCGCGTGACGCTGACGTCGTGGGACACCAACGACTTCGCCCGCGAGTTCGCGAACCGCCTCGAAATGAGCCGCGAGCGCGTGCGGTGGGCGGGGACGAAGGACCGCCACGCGGTCACCACCCAGTTGTTCGCCGTGCGCGACGTCGACGCCGAGGACGTCCCCGAGATTTCGGACGCGACCATCGACGTGGTGGGGCGGGCGGGCCGCGGACTGGAGTTCGGTGACCTCGCGGGCAACGAGTTCCGCGTCGTCGTTCGCGACCCCGACGCGCCCGAGCAGGCCGACGCCGTCACCGCGGACCTCGCGGCGTTCGGCGGCGGCGAACCGGGCTCGCGGGCGTCGCCCGCTCGCTCGAACCGGGACGCTGCGCGTCCCGCGGTCCCCAACTTCTTCGGCCAGCAGCGCTTCGGCAGCAAGCGCCCGGTCACCCACGAGGTCGGTCTCGCCATCCTCCGCGACGACTGGGAGGGCGCGGCGATGGCGTACCTCGGCGCGCCCAGCGAGCACGAACCCGAGGACAGCAGCAGCGCGCGGCGGTTCGTCGAGGACACCCGCGACTGGGAGGGTGCTCTCGACGAGTTCCCGAACCGGCTGCGCTACGAGCGCACGATGCTGCACGAACTCGCGGACGGCGGGAGTTTCCGGGACGCCGTCGAGACGTTCCCGTCGAACCTCCAGCGGCTGTTCGTCCACGCCGCCCAGTCGTACGCGTTCAACCGCATGCTCGCCGAGCGGATGGAGCGCGGGCTGCCGTTCCACGAGCCCGTCGAGGGCGACGTCGTCTGGTTCGCGGAGTCGGACGCGCCGGAAGGCGTCGCGCGCCCGGACTCCAGCCGCGAGCAGCGCGTCACCGCCGACCGCGTGGACGTGATGGCGCGCCACTGCGCCCGCGGCCGGGCGTTCGTCACCGCGCCGCTCGTCGGCACCGACACCGAACTCGCCGAGGGCGAACCCGGAGAAATCGAGCGCGCAGTGCTCGGCGAACTCGATCTCGAACCCGAGGACTTCGACCTCCCGGGCGAGTTCGACTCCTCGGGGACGCGGCGCGCAATTCTGCTCCGCCCGGACCTCACTGTCGAACGCGACCCACTGACCTTCGAGTTCGCGCTCCCCTCCGGAAGCTACGCGACGGTCGTCCTGCGCGAGTACCTGAAGACGGACCCGACGGACCTCTGA
- a CDS encoding 50S ribosomal protein L37ae, with product MAKKGSAGSAGRFGARYGRVSRRRVSEIEDEMNENHACPDCGSDAVSRQGTGIWQCSKCDYKYAGGAYKPQTPGGRTVSRSIRAALGEGEAEADADVEAVEE from the coding sequence ATGGCTAAGAAGGGCTCCGCGGGGAGCGCCGGCCGATTCGGCGCGCGCTACGGCCGCGTCTCTCGGCGTCGCGTCTCCGAAATCGAGGACGAGATGAACGAGAACCACGCCTGCCCCGACTGCGGTTCGGACGCCGTCTCCCGTCAGGGAACCGGCATCTGGCAGTGCTCGAAGTGTGATTACAAGTACGCCGGCGGCGCGTACAAGCCCCAGACGCCGGGCGGACGCACCGTCAGCCGCTCCATCCGCGCGGCGCTCGGCGAGGGCGAAGCGGAAGCCGACGCCGACGTCGAAGCCGTCGAGGAATAA
- the dcd gene encoding dCTP deaminase codes for MILSDRDILARLSEGDLVVEPLDDVDLQVQPASVDVRLGRRFLEFERANVPCIHPNREEEVEDYVTETVVDDGDEFILHPGDFVLGTTKERVEVPPDLVAQVEGRSSLGRLAVVVHATAGFIDPGFEGKVTLELSNLGKVPVALTPDMRISQLVFTQLSSPAERPYGAERGSKYQDQDGPQASKIRGDREFGGDQ; via the coding sequence ATGATACTCTCCGACCGGGACATCCTCGCGCGGCTGTCCGAGGGCGACCTCGTCGTCGAACCGCTCGACGACGTCGACCTGCAGGTCCAGCCCGCGAGCGTCGACGTCCGGCTCGGCCGGCGCTTCCTGGAGTTCGAGCGCGCGAACGTGCCCTGCATCCACCCGAACCGCGAGGAGGAAGTCGAGGACTACGTGACCGAGACGGTCGTCGACGACGGCGACGAGTTCATCCTCCACCCCGGGGACTTCGTGCTCGGCACCACGAAAGAGCGCGTGGAGGTGCCACCGGACCTCGTCGCGCAGGTCGAGGGGCGGTCTTCATTGGGAAGACTTGCCGTGGTAGTGCATGCCACAGCGGGGTTCATCGACCCCGGGTTCGAGGGAAAAGTGACCTTAGAGCTGTCGAACCTCGGGAAGGTGCCGGTCGCGCTCACCCCGGACATGCGCATCAGCCAACTCGTGTTCACACAACTTTCCAGCCCCGCCGAGCGGCCGTACGGCGCCGAGCGCGGGTCGAAGTATCAGGACCAAGACGGCCCGCAGGCGTCGAAAATCCGGGGCGACCGCGAGTTCGGGGGCGACCAATGA